The Daucus carota subsp. sativus chromosome 2, DH1 v3.0, whole genome shotgun sequence genome includes a window with the following:
- the LOC108209754 gene encoding pentatricopeptide repeat-containing protein At4g01030, mitochondrial has product MKTLYSPPPPLEKQLQLGTQSLHGDALIFHTPLAKKTPPNCLNFSNVSDKSPPTSFSSSNFCFSHHFKHLNSLLSVKVKHAQTIKMSANWSSGAKMQSLVTSYLAFGDPRSAAMLFLVDSPGNCLYWNSFLQEFKIKGGIPFEILQVFCVLHHKGVSFDDGSLTVILKLCANLKELCLGLQVHAYLIKKGFDLDVYIKCALMNFYGRCERIHSANLVFSETSDCNFQLWNEIVLVNLRSERWKHAIGLFREMQFSYVKSNSFTLAKVLKACSRTEALHQGRQIHGYVIRRLALESNLLICNSLISMYCKSKELELARKVFDLMESRNLSSWNSIISGYSALGYLDEAWSLFSEMEKSGIKHDIITWNCLLSGHFLHGSYREVLSILCSMQLSGFKPNSSSIISALQAISELQILNFGKEIHGYVIRNGLDYDICVGTSMLDMYVKNNDLLNAQAVFDCMSRRNIFAWNSLISGYSFKGQSEDAVKLLKRMESEGIKPDIVTYNSLVSGYAFWGNIDEALDIIRRMKISGCTPNVVTWTALISGCSQNEKYKAALEFFVEMQKEGIKPNSTTVLCLLQACAGLSLLHKGKEIHSIAIRNGFIEDVYVMTTLVDMYSKSGSLKTAYNIFQRVENKTVATWNSMMMGFAIYSLGKQVMYLFRSMQKEGFQPDAVTFTALLSSCKASGLLNEGWRIFDNMKSRYGIAPSIEHYSCMVDLLGKCGYPDEAWELTKSMPYKPDAAVWGALLGSCRGPDDIELAEVAANKLFKLEPTNPVNYVMMMHLYVMLKRAEDAERVRMLMEDGGVGLGNAWSWIEINQTVHVFCATGKPHPDEGGIYYNLYKLVSAIKELGYVADTKCVHQKVDEEEKEKILLAHTEKLAITYGLMKSKSFVPIRVIKNARMCSDCHTTAKYISLLKRREIFVKDGARFHYFSNGNCSCNELW; this is encoded by the coding sequence ATGAAGACCCTCTattctcctcctcctcctcttgAAAAGCAGTTGCAGTTGGGGACACAATCACTCCATGGAGACGCCTTAATCTTTCACACCCCATTGGCCAAGAAAACACCACCAAACTGTTTAAACTTTAGCAATGTTTCAGATAAGTCTCCTCCAACCTCTTTTTCTTCGTCAAATTTCTGTTTCTCTCATCATTTCAAGCACCTCAATTCCTTACTGTCAGTCAAAGTAAAACATGCCCAGACCATAAAAATGTCCGCAAATTGGAGTTCAGGAGCAAAAATGCAATCTTTAGTCACATCTTACTTGGCATTCGGTGATCCTCGCTCAGCAGCTATGCTGTTTCTTGTCGATTCACCTGGAAATTGCCTCTACTGGAACAGTTTCCTTCAAGAATTTAAGATTAAAGGGGGAATCCCCTTTGAGATTCTTCAAGTTTTCTGTGTTTTACATCACAAAGGTGTGAGCTTTGATGATGGATCCCTTACTGTGATATTGAAACTATGTGCAAATTTAAAAGAGCTATGCTTGGGATTGCAAGTTCATGCATATTTGATCAAGAAAGGCTTTGATTTGGATGTTTATATAAAATGTGCTCTAATGAATTTCTATGGAAGATGTGAGAGAATACACAGCGCTAATCTGGTATTTAGTGAGACGTCGGACTGCAATTTCCAACTGTGGAATGAGATAGTTTTGGTAAATTTGAGGAGTGAGAGATGGAAGCATGCTATAGGATTATTTAGGGAAATGCAATTTTCATATGTCAAGTCTAATAGCTTTACACTAGCTAAAGTTTTGAAAGCTTGCTCAAGGACTGAAGCCCTTCATCAAGGAAGACAGATACATGGGTATGTAATTCGACGACTAGCACTGGAATCAAACTTGCTTATATGCAATTCACTAATTAGCATGTACTGCAAAAGCAAAGAACTTGAATTAGCTAGAAAAGTTTTTGACTTGATGGAAAGTAGAAACTTATCTTCATGGAACTCGATCATTTCGGGGTATAGTGCACTCGGATATTTAGATGAGGCCTGGAGTTTATTTTCTGAGATGGAAAAATCCGGCATAAAGCATGACATTATAACCTGGAATTGTCTCTTGTCAGGTCATTTTCTTCATGGATCATACAGAGAAGTTTTGAGCATTTTATGTAGTATGCAGTTGTCTGGTTTCAAGCCTAACTCAAGCTCCATAATTAGTGCTCTTCAAGCCATTAGTGAATTACAGATCTTGAATTTCGGAAAGGAAATTCATGGTTATGTAATAAGAAATGGTTTAGATTATGACATATGTGTTGGAACTTCAATGCTAGACATGTACGTGAAGAACAATGACCTACTCAATGCTCAGGCTGTTTTTGATTGTATGAGTAGGAGAAATATTTTTGCTTGGAATTCATTAATCTCAGGATATTCTTTCAAGGGCCAATCTGAGGATGCTGTGAAACTACTGAAGCGTATGGAAAGTGAAGGAATCAAACCTGATATAGTGACATATAATAGTCTGGTGTCTGGATATGCTTTCTGGGGAAACATTGATGAAGCTCTGGATATTATCCGTCGAATGAAAATTTCTGGGTGCACACCTAATGTTGTTACATGGACTGCATTGATATCAGGATGTTCACAAAATGAAAAGTACAAGGCTGCCCTGGAGTTCTTTGTAGAGATGCAGAAAGAAGGTATAAAGCCCAACTCAACCACGGTATTGTGTTTGCTTCAAGCTTGTGCGGGTCTTTCTTTGTTACACAAAGGAAAAGAGATACATTCAATAGCTATCAGGAATGGTTTTATAGAAGATGTATACGTCATGACAACCCTGGTCGACATGTATAGTAAAAGTGGCAGTTTAAAGACTGCTTATAACATATTCCAAAGAGTTGAGAACAAGACAGTAGCTACTTGGAATTCCATGATGATGGGGTTTGCCATTTACAGCCTCGGAAAACAGGTGATGTACCTTTTTAGGAGTATGCAGAAGGAGGGATTTCAGCCAGATGCTGTAACTTTTACAGCCCTCTTGTCAAGTTGTAAGGCTTCAGGTTTACTTAATGAAGGGTGGAGAATATTTGATAATATGAAGTCACGTTATGGTATTGCGCCCTCGATTGAGCATTATTCATGTATGGTTGATCTTCTTGGGAAATGTGGTTATCCTGATGAAGCCTGGGAGTTAACGAAATCAATGCCATATAAACCAGATGCTGCTGTGTGGGGGGCATTGCTTGGATCTTGTCGAGGGCCTGATGATATTGAGCTTGCAGAGGTTGCTGCAAATAAGCTcttcaaattagaaccaaccAATCCTGTTAACTATGTTATGATGATGCATTTGTATGTAATGTTAAAGAGAGCAGAAGATGCGGAGCGTGTAAGAATGTTAATGGAAGATGGCGGAGTAGGATTAGGAAATGCTTGGAGCTGGATAGAAATAAATCAGACGGTCCATGTGTTTTGTGCAACAGGAAAGCCTCATCCTGATGAAGGGgggatatattataatttatataagcTGGTTTCAGCAATAAAGGAGTTGGGATACGTAGCAGATACCAAATGTGTGCATCAGAAGGTAGATGAGGAAGAGAAAGAGAAAATCCTGCTTGCTCACACGGAGAAACTGGCCATTACATATGGACTGATGAAGAGTAAAAGCTTTGTGCCTATAAGGGTGATCAAGAACGCAAGAATGTGTTCCGACTGCCATACCACAGCTAAATATATTTCGCTATTGAAAAGACGGGAGATTTTTGTGAAAGATGGTGCCAGATTTCACTATTTCAGCAATGGAAACTGTTCCTGCAATGAATTATGGTGA
- the LOC108209755 gene encoding abscisic acid receptor PYL9 has product MDAVEVVSRHHKRLRSPAASQCSSSVVKHIKAPVDIVWSLIRRFDQPEKYKPFVSRCIVLGDLMIGSVREVNVKSGLPATTSTERLELLDDTHRILGVAIVGGDHRLKNYSSVITVHPEVIDGRAGTQVIESFLVDVPQGNTKDETCYFVEALINCNLKSLAQVSERMAMQDLLKV; this is encoded by the exons ATGGATGCAGTTGAGGTAGTTAGCAGACACCACAAGCGTTTGCGTTCCCCCGCCGCTTCTCAGTGCTCTTCCTCTGTTGTCAAGCACATCAAAGCCCCTGTGGATATT GTGTGGTCACTCATCAGGAGGTTTGATCAACCTGAGAAGTACAAGCCCTTTGTTAGCAGGTGCATCGTCCTGGGGGACCTGATGATCGGGAGTGTTCGGGAGGTGAACGTCAAATCAGGTCTTCCCGCCACAACAAGCACCGAAAGATTGGAGCTTCTTGATGATACTCACCGCATCCTCGGAGTTGCCATTGTTGGCGGTGATCACAGACTTAAG AACTATTCTTCAGTCATTACTGTCCATCCGGAAGTGATTGATGGTAGAGCTGGAACCCAAGTCATCGAATCATTTCTTGTGGATGTTCCTCAAGGCAACACTAAAGACGAAACTTGCTACTTCGTTGAGGCTCTCATCAACTGCAATCTCAAATCATTGGCTCAAGTCTCGGAGAGGATGGCGATGCAGGATCTGCTTAAAGTTTGA
- the LOC108210223 gene encoding protein WHAT'S THIS FACTOR 1 homolog, chloroplastic yields MEPNLFKFSPKTSPTVTVFPLSFSFNSSLLQTSKRVSVLAKLPQKSTFLGTHLVLDNHFIQSTKPHVPFSPIRAIVKRRKELPFDNVIQRDKKLKLVLKIQKILASQPDRVMPLRDLGRFRRELGLQRKRRFIALLKKFPRVFEIEEKGVYSLNFKLTPEAEQLYLEELKVRNEMEGLLVIKLRKLLMMSLDKRILLEKIAHLKTDLGLPMEFRDTICHRYPQYFRVVQTGRGPALELTHWDPELAVTAAELEEEEKRERESTEKDLIIDRPPKFSRINLPKGLKLSKGEMRRIHQFNDMPFISPYSDFSALRPGTAEKEKHACAVVHEMLSLTVEKRTLVDHLTHFREEFRFSQQLRGMLIRHPDMFYVSLKGDRDSVFLRDAYRDSHLVEKNKLLLIKEKLRSLVAVPRVRGYVRSDTREDQETDVEEDGSGVEDGDWSDIDGLMSGDDGEDGDDDDWSEDEDDDIPPDFDEDDKTLKLGPRKQAKEGAASAKNEDKALAPMFPDGRPRERW; encoded by the coding sequence ATGGAACCTaatttgttcaagttctctcCCAAAACATCACCAACTGTCACTGTTTTCcctctttctttttcattcAATTCCTCCCTGCTTCAAACTTCAAAACGCGTCTCGGTTCTTGCAAAACTGCCACAGAAATCCACCTTTTTAGGTACACATTTGGTTCTGGACAATCATTTTATTCAATCTACAAAGCCCCATGTCCCGTTTTCCCCTATTAGAGCGATTGTCAAGAGGAGAAAAGAACTCCCTTTTGATAATGTTATCCAAAGAGATAAGAAGCTCAAATTAGTCCTCAAGATCCAGAAGATTTTAGCTAGTCAGCCAGACCGGGTAATGCCTCTTCGTGACTTGGGTAGGTTTAGGAGAGAATTGGGCCTTCAACGGAAAAGACGCTTTATTGCGTTGCTTAAAAAATTTCCAAGAGTTTTTGAGATCGAGGAAAAAGGGGTTTATTCTCTCAACTTCAAATTGACACCCGAGGCTGAGCAGCTTTACTTGGAGGAATTGAAAGTTAGAAATGAAATGGAGGGTTTGCTGGTTATTAAGTTAAGGAAATTGTTGATGATGTCCTTGGATAAAAGAATTTTGTTGGAGAAGATTGCCCACTTGAAAACTGATCTTGGCCTTCCTATGGAATTTCGAGACACCATTTGTCACCGATATCCACAATATTTTAGGGTTGTTCAGACTGGACGAGGCCCGGCCTTGGAGTTGACTCATTGGGATCCTGAACTTGCTGTCACTGCTGCTGAGCTTGAGGAAGAAGAAAAACGTGAAAGAGAGTCAACGGAGAAAGATTTGATTATTGACAGACCACCAAAGTTTAGTAGAATAAACTTACCAAAAGGCCTTAAGCTTTCTAAAGGGGAAATGAGAAGGATTCATCAGTTTAATGACATGCCTTTTATATCACCCTATTCCGACTTCTCTGCTTTGAGGCCTGGTACAGCAGAGAAAGAAAAGCATGCTTGTGCTGTTGTTCATGAGATGCTAAGTCTCACTGTAGAAAAGAGAACTCTGGTGGATCATCTTACTCATTTTAGAGAGGAGTTCAGGTTCTCCCAGCAGCTTAGAGGAATGCTGATAAGGCACCCCGATATGTTCTATGTGTCCCTGAAAGGGGATAGGGATTCTGTTTTCCTTAGGGATGCATATCGTGATTCTCATCTTGTTGAGAAAAATAAATTGCTGCTTATTAAAGAGAAGCTCCGTTCACTTGTTGCTGTTCCACGAGTCAGGGGGTATGTAAGATCTGATACTCGGGAGGATCAAGAAACTGACGTGGAAGAGGATGGAAGTGGTGTGGAAGATGGAGACTGGTCTGATATTGATGGTTTAATGAGTGGGGATGACGGTGAAGATGGGGATGATGATGATTGGAGtgaggatgaagatgatgatataccaccagattttgatGAAGATGATAAAACTTTGAAGCTTGGACCAAGAAAACAAGCTAAAGAGGGAGCTGCCTCAGCTAAGAATGAAGACAAGGCTCTTGCTCCCATGTTCCCTGATGGTCGTCCAAGAGAACGCTGGTAA